A section of the Schistosoma haematobium chromosome ZW, whole genome shotgun sequence genome encodes:
- the PIN1_1 gene encoding Peptidyl-prolyl cis-trans isomerase NIMA-interacting protein 1 (EggNog:ENOG410VFQ2~COG:O) → MSTLPEGWVSRISSSSGKPYYVNTVTNESQWEYPQHPVISTNKVRCLHLLVKHNESRRPSSWKQQNITRSKDEALDLIKKYKQQIEAGEYTFEELARTESDCSSAHSGGDLNFFSRGQMQKPFEDAAFKLEIGEMCGPVYTDSGIHLIKRIA, encoded by the exons ATGTCTACGTTACCTGAAGGTTGGGTATCTCGAATCAGCTCTAGTAGTG GAAAACCATACTATGTTAATACAGTTACAAATGAGTCACAATGGGAATATCCTCAGCATCCAGTCATATCCACAAATAAAGTTCGATGCTTACATTTACTAGTGAAGCATAATGAATCTCGACGTCCCTCATCTTGGAAACAACAGAATATCACTCGATCTAAAGATGAAGCCTTAGATTTAATAAAAA AATACAAACAACAAATTGAAGCTGGTGAATATACATTTGAAGAACTTGCCCGAACTGAAAGCGATTGCAGTTCAGCTCATTCTGGTGGTGATTTAAATTTCTTTAGTCGTGGTCAAATGCAAAAACCATTTGAAGATGCTGCATTTAAATTAGAAATTGGTGAAATGTGTGGTCCTGTATATACAGATTCTGGAATTCATTTAATCAAACGAATTgcataa
- the PIN1_1 gene encoding Peptidyl-prolyl cis-trans isomerase NIMA-interacting protein 1, variant 2 (EggNog:ENOG410VFQ2~COG:O), with amino-acid sequence MFYEGKPYYVNTVTNESQWEYPQHPVISTNKVRCLHLLVKHNESRRPSSWKQQNITRSKDEALDLIKKYKQQIEAGEYTFEELARTESDCSSAHSGGDLNFFSRGQMQKPFEDAAFKLEIGEMCGPVYTDSGIHLIKRIA; translated from the exons ATGTTTTATGAAGGAAAACCATACTATGTTAATACAGTTACAAATGAGTCACAATGGGAATATCCTCAGCATCCAGTCATATCCACAAATAAAGTTCGATGCTTACATTTACTAGTGAAGCATAATGAATCTCGACGTCCCTCATCTTGGAAACAACAGAATATCACTCGATCTAAAGATGAAGCCTTAGATTTAATAAAAA AATACAAACAACAAATTGAAGCTGGTGAATATACATTTGAAGAACTTGCCCGAACTGAAAGCGATTGCAGTTCAGCTCATTCTGGTGGTGATTTAAATTTCTTTAGTCGTGGTCAAATGCAAAAACCATTTGAAGATGCTGCATTTAAATTAGAAATTGGTGAAATGTGTGGTCCTGTATATACAGATTCTGGAATTCATTTAATCAAACGAATTgcataa